A stretch of Allostreptomyces psammosilenae DNA encodes these proteins:
- a CDS encoding aminoglycoside phosphotransferase family protein yields MDGFEIDHALVRSLVREQHPDLAGLDVREVVGGWDNQLWRLGEELAVRMPRTERAPSLLRKEHRWLPTLAPRLPLPVPTPLRIGEPSARFPRPWTIATWVPGEPADRAPISHDRAAEALAGFLRALHVEAPAEAPVSQDRGVPLNRLADGFDRMLEEVAAGGGTADLGMVREVWSQALAAPEWQGAPRWLHGDLHPANVVVSDGTLTGVIDFGDMCAGDPAVDLAAAWVLLPEGAAARFFDAYGGVDQAMIRRARGLAAAKGLFLILMGQAGERGLPGGKPAWGPAGRAALDRVLAHT; encoded by the coding sequence ATGGACGGCTTCGAGATCGATCACGCCCTGGTGCGCTCCCTGGTACGGGAGCAGCATCCCGACCTCGCGGGCTTGGACGTGCGTGAGGTGGTCGGCGGTTGGGACAACCAACTGTGGCGCCTGGGGGAGGAGTTGGCGGTGCGCATGCCGCGCACGGAGCGAGCGCCCTCCCTGCTGCGCAAGGAGCACCGGTGGCTGCCGACCCTCGCCCCGCGCCTTCCCCTCCCGGTCCCGACGCCCCTGCGGATCGGTGAACCGTCCGCGCGCTTCCCGCGGCCGTGGACCATCGCGACGTGGGTTCCCGGGGAACCGGCGGACCGCGCCCCGATCAGCCACGACCGCGCGGCCGAGGCGTTGGCGGGCTTCCTCAGGGCGCTCCATGTGGAGGCGCCCGCCGAGGCGCCGGTCAGTCAGGACCGCGGCGTCCCCCTCAACCGGCTCGCGGACGGTTTCGACAGGATGCTGGAGGAAGTCGCCGCCGGGGGCGGTACGGCCGACCTCGGGATGGTCCGGGAGGTCTGGAGCCAGGCCCTCGCGGCCCCCGAATGGCAGGGCGCGCCGAGGTGGCTGCACGGCGACCTCCATCCGGCGAACGTCGTCGTCTCGGACGGGACGCTCACGGGCGTGATCGACTTCGGTGACATGTGCGCCGGCGATCCGGCGGTCGATCTCGCGGCGGCGTGGGTCCTCCTTCCCGAGGGCGCGGCGGCACGGTTCTTCGACGCGTACGGTGGCGTGGACCAGGCGATGATCCGGCGCGCACGAGGGTTGGCCGCCGCCAAGGGCCTCTTCCTCATCCTCATGGGCCAGGCGGGGGAGCGGGGTCTTCCCGGTGGCAAGCCGGCGTGGGGACCGGCGGGCCGGGCGGCGCTCGACCGCGTCCTGGCGCACACGTAG